In Primulina huaijiensis isolate GDHJ02 chromosome 6, ASM1229523v2, whole genome shotgun sequence, a single window of DNA contains:
- the LOC140978714 gene encoding histone H2AX, whose translation MSSTAAATSKGGRGKPKASKSVSRSSKAGLQFPVGRIARFLKAGKYAERVGAGAPVYLSAVLEYLAAEVLELAGNAARDNKKNRIVPRHIQLAVRNDEELSKLLGSVTIANGGVLPNIHQNLLPKKAGGREKEIGSASQEF comes from the exons ATGAGTTCTACCGCAGCAGCCACCAGCAAGGGCGGCCGGGGCAAGCCCAAGGCCTCCAAGTCCGTCTCTCGTTCATCGAAAGCTGGCCTCCAGTTCCCCGTCGGCAGAATCGCTAGGTTTCTCAAGGCTGGAAAGTACGCCGAGCGTGTCGGCGCCGGTGCTCCTGTTTATCTCTCCGCCGTGCTTGAATACCTAGCTGCTGAG GTTTTGGAACTTGCGGGGAATGCGGCGAGGGACAACAAGAAGAATAGAATTGTGCCGAGGCACATACAATTGGCTGTCAGAAATGACGAGGAATTGAGCAAGCTTCTGGGGAGTGTGACCATTGCGAACGGCGGTGTTTTGCCCAATATTCATCAGAATCTCTTGCCGAAGAAGGCTGGGGGACGAGAGAAAGAGATTGGGTCTGCGTCTCAAGAATTTTAG